The DNA sequence TGCACGGCCACCTGCGCGTCGTTGGGCAGCTTGCTGGGAAACAGCAGGTTCTGCACTTCCTGGGCAATTTCGATTTCCTTGCGCATGGCGGCGGCCGAAATCCGCTGCCGGTTCAGGCGGCGGTTTTCAATGGCGCCCACCAGGATGTTGCTCAGCGTTTCCAGGAACTTGCTGGCTTCCTCGTTGGCATAGTCTTCCTGCACGCTGCCGATGAGCAGGTAGCCCACGACTTCGTCCTTGTTCTTAACCGGAATAATGGTTTCCAGCTTCTGCCACTCCGCGCCCAGCGGCAGCCCGCGCATGGGGCACGGCCCTTCCTCGCAGGAGTCGATGATTTCGTCGGGCAGCGCCAGCTTGCGGAAATCGGCCAGCTGGTGGCCAAACGAGGAGATGACGCAGCGCCAGGTGCGCTCCTCGCGCATGTAAAGCACGATGCGCCGGATCTGGAGCTGCCCCGTAACGGTAAACTGGAAGATCTTGTAGAGCGCCTCCTCCGTCATGTCCAGGTTGATGGACTGCGTGATTTCCAACAAAGCGGACAGCTCCTGCTGCTTGCGTAGCAGCTGCTTCCGGAGGCTCTGAATCTCGAGGTTCAGCGGGTTCGAATCAGGCATCTTTCTATAGTTGTTAGTTGTTGGTTGTTAGTTGTTAGGTCGTTAGTTGCTAGTTGTTGGTTGTTCTTAAAAACGACCTAACAACCAACAATCAGCAACTAACAACTAAAAACTAAGCCCCCAGCGGGGTTTTGGGGTCGTAGGCGTCGCGCAGGCCGTTGCCCAGCAGGTTGAAGCTCAGTACCAGCAGGCTGATGGCCAGACCCGGCAGCAGCGTGAGCCACAGGCCGGCCTCGGTGCCCAGCAGCTGGAAGCCTTCGTTCACCATCAGGCCCCACGAGGGGGCCGGCGGCTGCACGCCCAGGCCCAGAAAGCTCAGGCCAGCTTCCAGCAGAATGGCCGCCGCAAAGTTACTGGTTGCAATGACTATGAGCGGGCCGGTCATGTTGGGCAGCAGGTGACGGGCAATCAGGCGGCTTTGGGGCAGGCCCAGCACCCGGCCGGCCTCCACGAAGGTTTTTTCGCGCAAGCTCAGCATCTGGCCCCGCACCACCCGGGCCACGTCGACCCACATGGTCAGGCCCACGGCCACGAACGAGGTCCAGACGCCCTTGCTGTCGAGGGCCAGGGAAATGGCAATGACCAGCATAATGCCCGGAATGCTCCACACCACGGTCATTAGGCCCATCAGCAGCGAGTCGACCCAGCCGCCCACGTAGCCGGCCACGGCCCCGATGAGCATGCCCAGGGCCAGGGAAATGAGCACGGCCACGAAGCCAATGCCCAGCGAAATGCGCGTGCCCAGCAGCAGGCGGCTCAGCGTGTCGCGCCCGGCCTTGTCGGTGCCCAGCCAGTAGGTGCGCCGGATGATTCGGTCCTGCTCCACTTCCTGCCGCAGCGCCGCCACCGGCCCGGCGTGGCCGGCCACCTGGGCCAGGGAGTAGCGCTGGGGCGCGTCGGCCAGGGCGCTGTGGTTGCGGTAGGGCCGGATCAGCACCGAGTCGCCGGCCAGCTGGTAGCCCCCGATGGGCGACTCCGAAAACCGCGACTCGCGGCCCTGCCACCACGTACGCCAGATGTTATCGGGCGCGGTAGCCTCCTGCGGCGCCGGGCGGCGCAGAATGGTGGCCGAGAAGCCCGGCGGCTCCTTTTGCAGCTGCACCAGGCTGTTGTTGGCGTCGGGCGAGTTGTCGGGCAGCACCCAGTAGCCGAGCACGGCCACCAGGGTGCAGAGCACGATAAAGCCCAAACCCAGCATGGCGGGCTTGTTCTGGAGCAGGCGCCGGCGCACGTAGTAGCCCGGCGGCCGGGCCGCCGGGGGCGCGAAAGAGGCGGGAGCAGCGGCCACCTTAGCGGCTGTTGTGGGCCAGCAGGCCGGGCTTGGTGGCCAGGAAGTAACAGTCGCGGGCCAAGGCCCCGAACGACGTGGTTTCGTAGGCCAGCTCGGTATCGGGGTCGGGGTAGAAGCACTTCACGTAGTCCTGCTCGAGCAGGCCACGCAAGTGGCGCTCCAGCTCGGCGGCCGGCAGCTGGGTTTTTTCGCTCAGGGTGCGGAAGGCGGTGACGAAATACAGCTCGTCGATAATATCGTATTCGGTGTCAGTCACGGGAGGCGGGGCAGGTGAAGCAAGCAAATGTAGCTCCGCGAGACGGGAAAGGGAAATGCGGGCGACAACTGCCGGGCCCGGCCGGCGGGCTACCCCCACTACCCCACCGGTTTAACGGGCCGCCGGGGCGTAGGCTACCGCCGAGGCTCTATCGGTTGTGGCTTCGATATACGCCACGATGCTTTCGATTTCCCGATCCGATAACTGGAAGCTGGGCATCTGCTGCTTTTGGTACTGGTTGAAAATTTTCACCGCGTACTCGTCGCCAGCGGCCACCATTTTGCTGGAATTTTTCACCCACGGGATTATCCAGGAAACCGGCCGGCGCTCCGTAATACCCAGCAGCGCGGGCCCGACCACCACATCGGCGAGGGCGTGGCATTGGGCGCAGTTATTATTGAATAAAGTCTGTCCAGCCCAAATTATGGCCACCTGAGACGAGTCACCACCAGTCGGCACTCGTAAGGCTTGCTGCAAAGCCGCCGAATCAGTAACTGCGAAGTCTGTTACACCGCATCCACCCGCTTCCGCAGCATCTGAATGAGCCAGCGGCGACACATCGGCCGGAACAATGGAAACCAGGCCGGCTGCGCCCAGCAACAAAAAGCCTATGGCTACCACTATTGCGGCCATCGTAAGCGGCAGCATCCAGGCAAAATCGTACTTGCGCATGGCATTCAAGGCATTTTACCGCCCGTTGATTCGCTACCTAAGTACGCTCCGGAATACTGCCGAAACAACCGCTTACACCCTATTTTACCAACGGTTTCTGTCGTAGCTTGGCCGGTTTTGGCCGGGCCTACCCAGCGGCCCGCTGTTGGTCCGCGCGCCGGGTGGCGGCCCCGCTTACTCCGGGCCCCAGGCGGCTTCCAACACGGCCAGCTCGGCTTCCAGCCCGCGCAGGCGGGCCAGGCGCAGGGTATGCTCGGTGGCACTCAGGGGCACCGGCGCGTAGGCCATATCCTCCACCAGCCGGTCGAGCCAGCGCAGGTCCTGGGCCGCGTCGGGGAGTGGGCCGGCCCAGAACGGCGGCACGGGGGCCAGCAGCACGGTGCGCAGCTCGGCCAGCGCCCAGCGCCGGTGCGCGGCCGCCTGTGCCAGCTGCCCGCGCTGCTCCAGCTCCAGCTGGGCCCTGAGAATACCGACGCGTACCCCCTTGAGATGGAGCCGGAGAGCGGCTTTTTCGTCGGCGGCCAGCCGGGGCGGGTTCTCCTCGGCGCTACGGGCGGGGGCGGGCGGGGGCGCGGCCCCGGGCCCCGGCGCGGGCGGCAGGTGGTGGCTCAGCCGCAGCAGGCGGTAGACGGCAGCCTCTCCCAGCTGCTTGCGGCCCGCTTCCACGGCCGCCAGCATCGAGCGGCTCACGCCCAGAAAACCCGCCAGCTCGGCCTGGGTAAGGGCAAAATACCGCCGTACGGAGTAAGATAAAGAATGGGAAGCGCGGGAAGGGCGCGGCATAGGCAGAGGGGTAACAATCAAGGAAAACGCTGAACTGTTTGTTACCACCGGGGTAACAAACGTAAGATACCGACAATCATTTGTTACCACCAGGGTAACAAACGTTCTATTATTCCCCTCGTTTGTTACCGACCGGAGCGAAGTGCGGGGTCCCTCACTTCGTCGTCACGGCCCGCTCCTTCCACTCGTAGCTCCCGCGCAGGCCCAGCAGACCGATGGCCAGCGCGTAGGGCGCGTACAGCACCTGCAGCACCAGCACCCAGCGCAGCCACCGGGGCCGCCCCAGAAACCGCAGCACCGGGCCCAGAAACCAGGCATCGGCGCCCAGCTTCAGCACCCAGATCCCCAGCACCCAGGGCCAGAGTGCGGGCCGGATGAGCCCCAGCAACAACCCCAGAAACAAGGCCACGTTGGCCCCCAGCACCAGCAAAGCCAGCCGCTGGGAAGCCGCGTGCTGATAGTGCCGCCACTTGCTGGCCCAGCGCACCCGCTGCCGGAGCAGGCCCCCCAGCGTGGCCGGGGCCGCCGTGCTGACAATGGCGGCCGGGCTTTTCAGAAACCGGATGCTGCCGGGAAAGGCCGCGTGCAGCTTGTGCAGCAGGAATTCGTCGTCGCCGCTGGCCAGGTGCTCGTTGCCGGCGAAGCCCCGCACGGCCACGAAGTCGGCGCGGCGGTAGGCCAGGTTGGCCCCGTTGCACATGGTCGGGTGCTGGCTCCCGATGCTGGCCGCGCCCACCCCGATCAGGCCCGCGAATTCCAGCCCCATCAAGTGGTGCAGGGCCGTGGCGGGACCGGTCAGTAGCACCGGGCCGCTGATGAAGCGCGCGGCGTCGTCGGTAGCTACCAGGGCGGCGTAGCTGCGCAGCCAGTCGGGCCCGAGGCGGCAGTCGGCATCGGTACACACCACCCAGGGGGCCCGGGCCCGGCGCAGGGCCGCCTGCAAAGCCGCTTTTTTACCGGTGCCCGCGCCGGGCTCGTCCCCCAGGCGAATCAGCCGCAACGAAAACGGGCTACCCGCCGCCGCCGCCGCCACGATTTCCGCCGTGGCGTCGGTGGAATGGTCGTCCACGATGATAACCTCGAAGCAGGCTGCCGGCAGGCTTTGCCGCGCCAGATCGGCCAGCAGGCCGGGCAGGTGGGCCGCCTCGTTGCGGGCCGCTACCAGCACCGAAAACTGCCGGGTGGCGAGGAATTGCTCCGGCACGGTAGCCGGCCCCGTCGGCAGGGCGGCCCAGGCCCGGCGCAAGGCCAGCATCCGCGCCGCGTAAAGCAGCGGCAAGGCCAGCAGCGCCACTCCCACCCAGGCGCTGCTCATCGGCCCGGGGGTGTAGCCTCGGCGGCCTTCTTGCGAAACACCTTCAGGCGCAGCACGAACAGCAGGCCGGCGGCGCTGGGCAGGGCAATATTGATGACCCACAAGCTCAGGCTGGCGCTGAGCACGGGCAGCACCGGCTCGTGGAGCAGGCCAAACAAGTGCGTGGCCGACAGCTCCCGCACGCCCACGTCGGCCAGGGCATTGAGCGAGGGCACCAACGACTTCAGCAGAAACGTGCCCGCAATGGCGGCCAGCCCCGGCCCAATGGGCGGCGCGGCCCCGTAGGCCCAGAGCAGCAGACCAAATTGCAGGCAGAACACCGCGTAGCGCAGCATCGAGAGCCCCAGAATCACGTGCAGCGCCCGGGCCGGGTACGTGGGCATGACGGCCAGAAACCGCCGAAACCGCCGCAGCGGCCGAATGACCATGAGGGCCGTGAGCAGCAGGCGCGAGCGGTAGAGCGGCAGAATCACGCCCGCGTTGAGGAGCACCGTAGCCACCACCAGGCCCAGGCCGGCCGACGGGTAGCCCGGCAGGTAAAACGTGAGCAGAAAGTAGAGCAGGCCCACCGTACCGGCCACCACCGTGGCTACCAGCTGACAGTAGCGGCCCAGAAACACGGCCCCCAGCGCATCGAGGCGGCGGCTCTTGAGCTCGATGATGCGGCCGGCGTAGTCGCCCACCCGGTTGGGCGTTACGAAGCCCAGGGTGAGGCCCACCAGCACGGCCCGGAAGCAGCGCCGGAACGAGACGGGCTCCAGGTGCCGGGCCAGGCGCCACCACTTCCAGGCTTCCAGGCCCCAGTTGAGCGGCACCAGGGCCAGGGCGGCCAGCACCGGCCCCCGGCCCGAGCCGCTGAGCGTGGAGCTGAGCAGCCGCCGCCAGGCCGCCGCCGTGGCCGCGTCGGCAAAAACGGAGTGGTAGAGCAGCCCCAGCGTGAGGCCCGTGATGAGCAGCTTGCCGCCAATGACCAGGGCGCGCCGGCGCGGCGCGGGTTGTTCCGGCTTTTGGACGTAGTTTTGTAAGTTGGGCGGGGGCAAAACGGCGGCGCATTGATTAGCTTCGGCAAGTTACCGACGAAAATTCAACGGAACTCCACCCTTCCCGTCCCGTCCCCGCGTTTCGTTTGGCCTATGCTTCTGTCCTCCGCTGCTTCCTCCCCTGCCGACCTGCTGCCCAAGATTATCATGGGCGTCGACCCCGGCACCCAGATTATGGGCTACGCCGTCATTGAGGTGACGGGCAGCCGGGTGGCCGTGCTGCGCTACGACGTTATCGACATGAAAAAGCTGGGCACCAACCACGCCCTCAAGCTCAAGAGGATTTTTGAGCGGATGCTGGAGCTCATCGACGAGTTTTTGCCCGATGAGCTGGCCATTGAAGCCCCGTTTTTCGGCGTGAACGTGCAGAGCATGCTCAAGCTGGGCCGGGCCCAGGGCGTGGCTATTGCCGCCTGCCTCTCGCGCCAGATTCCCTACGTGGAGTACGCGCCCACCAAGGTAAAGCAGGCCGTGACGGGCTCGGGCTCGGCCAGCAAAGAGCAGGTAGCCAAGATGCTGCGCCAGACCCTGAAGCTGCCCCCCATCGAGGAGGCCCCCAAGTTTCTGGACGCCACCGACGCGCTGGCCGTGGCCATGTGCCACCACTACCAGAAGGGCAACAACGTGAAGGCCGGCACCAAAAGCTGGGACAAGTTCCTGACCGACAACCCCGACCGGATGGCCAGCGCCTCGGGCACCAAGAAAACCCCGGCCAAAGCCAAGAGTTAAGGTGCTCAGGTGCTAATGTGGTTGAATGTGCTGATGCGCTTTACGTGACCAGAACGTCATTCCGGGCTTGCCGAGGAACGACGTTCTTATTCTTATGTATAATGCACTCTTATTTATTCCTACCGCTATGCTCCGCCGCCCTATCCGTTCTACCTCGCTGAAAGCCGTGGGCTACGAAGCGGCTTCCCTGACCCTGGAAATTGAGTACCGCAACGGCCGCGTGGTGCGCTACACCGGCGTGAGCGAAGCCGTGTACCAGGGCCTGCTGACCGTGCCGGGCAAAGCCCAGTTTGTGGAGCAGGTGCTGGAACGCAGCGGCTACGGCCGGGAGCAGGTGAAGTGACTGGCTGGGCCGCTTTTGCGCTGCTTCACCGGTCATTCCGGGTCTGCCCACGGCACCTTCTACAACCTGAAAAGCCCTTTCCTGCCCGTGCGGGAAAGGGCTTTTCAGGTTAGGAAGCGCAGCACATTTCATCGGCTGACGCCACTTATTACGCGGCATGCCCTTCGTCCTCGCAATGGCACATTCCCAGCACATTCAACCACATTAGCACCTGAGCACATTCCCCTATCCCAGCTCGATTTCGCCCTTCAGGTAGGTCACGGCGTAGCCGCTCATCAGGGCCCGGTCGTGGCGCAGCTCGCACCACAGCTCGCCGCCCCGGGCCGATACCTGGCGGGCGCGCAGCTCGGTTTTGCCCAGGCGCTGGGCCCAGAAGGGAATCAGGGAGGCGTGGGCCGAGCCGGTAACGGGGTCTTCGGGCACGCCCACGCGGGGCGCGAAAAAGCGGGACACGAAGTCGATGCCCTCGGGGCCGGGCGCGGTAGCAATAACGCCCACGTACTCCAGGGCCGCTATTTTGGCCATATCCGGGTGCAGGGCCAGCACTTCGGCCTCCGAGTTGAACAGCACGACCAGGTCGCGGGAGGCCAGCACTTCCAGCGGGGTGGCCCGCAGCGCGTCGAGCAGGCCGGTGGGGTGCGTGGCCAGGGGCTGCGGGGGCCGGGAGGGAAAGTCGAGGGTGAAGCGGCCGTCGGCGGCGTGGCGCACCCGCAAGGGGCCGCTCTTGGAGTGGAAGGTTATTTCCTCACCCTGAAAGTTGAGGTGGCGAAACAGCACGTGGGCCGAGGCCAGCGTGGCGTGTCCGCACAGGTCGATTTCGGCCGTGGGCGTAAACCAGCGGATGGCGTAGTCGGCGCCCTCCTGCGGCACGAAGAAGGCGGTTTCGGCTAGGTTGTTTTCGGCGGCAATGGCCTGCATGGTGGCGGCCGGCAGCCACTCGGTGAGCGGGCACACGGCGGCGGGGTTGCCGGCAAACACCCGGTCGGTGAAGGCGTCGATCTGGTAGAGCGGGAGCAGCATGGGCGGAACTGGAAATGGAGTGGGCGCTAAAGGTAAAAGAAGAACCGAAAGCAGCGTAGCTTGCCCGGCGGGCTTTTTTCACGACCCGCCCGGCTTATTGAAATTATTTTTCCGCCGACGCAACCCCGGGTCGGGGCCGGCGGTCATGGGGGCAGAACGCTAGCGAAACGTATCCTTACCTGCTTATTCCCCGCCGCTGCCTATGGCCGAATCTATTGACGCACTCGTGGAAGGCTGCCGGCGGGGAAAGCCGGCGGCCCAGCGCGGCCTCTACGAGCGGCTCG is a window from the Hymenobacter aquaticus genome containing:
- a CDS encoding glycosyltransferase, with amino-acid sequence MSSAWVGVALLALPLLYAARMLALRRAWAALPTGPATVPEQFLATRQFSVLVAARNEAAHLPGLLADLARQSLPAACFEVIIVDDHSTDATAEIVAAAAAGSPFSLRLIRLGDEPGAGTGKKAALQAALRRARAPWVVCTDADCRLGPDWLRSYAALVATDDAARFISGPVLLTGPATALHHLMGLEFAGLIGVGAASIGSQHPTMCNGANLAYRRADFVAVRGFAGNEHLASGDDEFLLHKLHAAFPGSIRFLKSPAAIVSTAAPATLGGLLRQRVRWASKWRHYQHAASQRLALLVLGANVALFLGLLLGLIRPALWPWVLGIWVLKLGADAWFLGPVLRFLGRPRWLRWVLVLQVLYAPYALAIGLLGLRGSYEWKERAVTTK
- a CDS encoding KTSC domain-containing protein codes for the protein MLRRPIRSTSLKAVGYEAASLTLEIEYRNGRVVRYTGVSEAVYQGLLTVPGKAQFVEQVLERSGYGREQVK
- a CDS encoding lysylphosphatidylglycerol synthase transmembrane domain-containing protein codes for the protein MPPPNLQNYVQKPEQPAPRRRALVIGGKLLITGLTLGLLYHSVFADAATAAAWRRLLSSTLSGSGRGPVLAALALVPLNWGLEAWKWWRLARHLEPVSFRRCFRAVLVGLTLGFVTPNRVGDYAGRIIELKSRRLDALGAVFLGRYCQLVATVVAGTVGLLYFLLTFYLPGYPSAGLGLVVATVLLNAGVILPLYRSRLLLTALMVIRPLRRFRRFLAVMPTYPARALHVILGLSMLRYAVFCLQFGLLLWAYGAAPPIGPGLAAIAGTFLLKSLVPSLNALADVGVRELSATHLFGLLHEPVLPVLSASLSLWVINIALPSAAGLLFVLRLKVFRKKAAEATPPGR
- a CDS encoding ABC transporter permease, which encodes MAAAPASFAPPAARPPGYYVRRRLLQNKPAMLGLGFIVLCTLVAVLGYWVLPDNSPDANNSLVQLQKEPPGFSATILRRPAPQEATAPDNIWRTWWQGRESRFSESPIGGYQLAGDSVLIRPYRNHSALADAPQRYSLAQVAGHAGPVAALRQEVEQDRIIRRTYWLGTDKAGRDTLSRLLLGTRISLGIGFVAVLISLALGMLIGAVAGYVGGWVDSLLMGLMTVVWSIPGIMLVIAISLALDSKGVWTSFVAVGLTMWVDVARVVRGQMLSLREKTFVEAGRVLGLPQSRLIARHLLPNMTGPLIVIATSNFAAAILLEAGLSFLGLGVQPPAPSWGLMVNEGFQLLGTEAGLWLTLLPGLAISLLVLSFNLLGNGLRDAYDPKTPLGA
- a CDS encoding helix-turn-helix domain-containing protein, whose amino-acid sequence is MPRPSRASHSLSYSVRRYFALTQAELAGFLGVSRSMLAAVEAGRKQLGEAAVYRLLRLSHHLPPAPGPGAAPPPAPARSAEENPPRLAADEKAALRLHLKGVRVGILRAQLELEQRGQLAQAAAHRRWALAELRTVLLAPVPPFWAGPLPDAAQDLRWLDRLVEDMAYAPVPLSATEHTLRLARLRGLEAELAVLEAAWGPE
- a CDS encoding PhzF family phenazine biosynthesis protein, whose amino-acid sequence is MLLPLYQIDAFTDRVFAGNPAAVCPLTEWLPAATMQAIAAENNLAETAFFVPQEGADYAIRWFTPTAEIDLCGHATLASAHVLFRHLNFQGEEITFHSKSGPLRVRHAADGRFTLDFPSRPPQPLATHPTGLLDALRATPLEVLASRDLVVLFNSEAEVLALHPDMAKIAALEYVGVIATAPGPEGIDFVSRFFAPRVGVPEDPVTGSAHASLIPFWAQRLGKTELRARQVSARGGELWCELRHDRALMSGYAVTYLKGEIELG
- a CDS encoding c-type cytochrome — protein: MRKYDFAWMLPLTMAAIVVAIGFLLLGAAGLVSIVPADVSPLAHSDAAEAGGCGVTDFAVTDSAALQQALRVPTGGDSSQVAIIWAGQTLFNNNCAQCHALADVVVGPALLGITERRPVSWIIPWVKNSSKMVAAGDEYAVKIFNQYQKQQMPSFQLSDREIESIVAYIEATTDRASAVAYAPAAR
- the ruvC gene encoding crossover junction endodeoxyribonuclease RuvC translates to MLLSSAASSPADLLPKIIMGVDPGTQIMGYAVIEVTGSRVAVLRYDVIDMKKLGTNHALKLKRIFERMLELIDEFLPDELAIEAPFFGVNVQSMLKLGRAQGVAIAACLSRQIPYVEYAPTKVKQAVTGSGSASKEQVAKMLRQTLKLPPIEEAPKFLDATDALAVAMCHHYQKGNNVKAGTKSWDKFLTDNPDRMASASGTKKTPAKAKS